Proteins encoded together in one Theileria parva strain Muguga chromosome 3 map unlocalized ctg_530, whole genome shotgun sequence window:
- the ddx46 gene encoding DEAD/DEAH box helicase family protein: MGRDERSPSHRKHSSSSRRRYGRSPVRSHNRSSSRRNRSKSQHNHRTDHNNRSDHGDRSDHSNKSEYRDRNEDRERRRPYSVRRGRRSDSRSYSPQTRRSKHEAEKLQHKDSKNLQQKDSANLQGKSENSREKKSEPKSDTGKNEKTELDQKKLDRLNRFKKLAETRLKSDLGKKSVSIKLTPAGTKSEKRFVSPFQGLYEIPEEPQPQETEQDTTDIDPLDQFMSNLTQDDSNHFDFSKVATLEDVLMWANPFHTDDPQSNTVPQHTDDPQDNSGHINNVNTVNNTVDKSVENAVGNSVENSVDEDDEFLLRLKDKIRSDVRIEEDFERCFSDDEYDPTKVSMGGPDYMELLPKIRGGKKELPRVDHSKIDYLPFRKNFYVQVSSITNMGEHEVDAFRKANGNIRVYGKKCPRPISSFSQCGLPDPILKILEKREYEKPFPIQMQCIPALMCGRDVIGIAETGSGKTLAFLLPGIRHVLDQPPLRESDGMIVLIIAPTRELVIQISNECAKFSKSVGLRTLAVYGGAGIGEQLNALKRGAEIVVGTPGRLIDVLTLSKGKVTNLRRVTYLVLDEADRMFDMGFAPQISAIVGNIRPDRQTALFSATFPLMIENLAKKILVKPLQIVVGQRGKSASQVDQHVVVLNDDKKLLKLLKLLGEWHEHGNIIIFVNTQLESEHLFNDLLAYGYEAGILHGGVDQTDREFTLNDFREGKKTILIATSIAARGIDVKSVVLVINYAAPDHFEDYVHRVGRTGRAGTIGTSYTFLTPEEAAKSHDIIKALRLASQEVPKELLQLSQAHLATMDGKLSRGRGFGGKGFKFTESEQSRQQQERKRAIKLLGMLEGEEGEEEEGTEDSLPQKAMAALQTAKEVAKQFDKPVNEPKPMIKGLSCAGYIDANTGKTIDEFDINNYPESVRYKITHREILSAVQENTNVTLQVKGMYISPDLPTNRLGFATGNKGLYIEIVGPTVVAVQRAIGELRGIIQSIMAPQQGQQMLKPTGRYSVV, encoded by the exons TGATCACGGGGATAGAAGTGATCACAGTAACAAAAGTGAGTATAGGGACAGAAATGAGGATAGGGAGAGGAGGAGGCCGTATTCCGTGAGGCGTGGTAGGAGAAGTGATTCGAGGAGTTACTCACCTCAGACCAGGAGATCTAAACATGAAGCCGAAAAATTACAACACAAAGActctaaaaatttacaacaGAAGGATTCTGCAAATTTACAAGGGAAATCGGAAAATTCGCGAGAGAAAAAATCTGAACCAAAATCTGATACGGGAAAAAATGAGAAAACCGAGTTGGACCAGAAAAAACTGGACAGACTGAACAGGTTCAAAAAATTGGCCGAGACAAGACTAAAATCCGACCTGGGTAAGAAATCAGTTTCAATAAAGTTAACACCGGCTGGAACAAAGAGTGAAAAGCGATTTGTATCGCCTTTTCAAGGCCTTTACGAGATCCCAGAAGAGCCTCAGCCGCAAGAAACTGAACAGGATACCACCGATATCGATCCTCTAGACCAGTTCATGTCAAATCTCACCCAGGACGACTCAAACCACTTTGATTTTTCCAAAGTCGCCACACTAGAAGATGTTCTCATGTGGGCCAATCCATTCCATACAGATGATCCACAGAGTAACACTGTTCCTCAACATACAGATGATCCACAGGATAACTCAGGACATATCAATAAtgttaacactgtaaataatactgtGGATAAAAGTGTGGAAAATGCTGTGGGAAATAGTGTGGAAAATAGTGTGGATGAGGATGATGAATTTCTATTGAGATTGAAGGATAAGATAAGGTCTGATGTTAGAATTGAGGAGGATTTTGAGCGTTGTTTTAGTGATGACGAGTACGACCCTACGAAGGTATCGATGGGAGGTCCAGATTACATGGAGCTGTTGCCAAAAATAAGGGGTGGAAAGAAGGAGTTACCGAGGGTTGATCATAGTAAAATCGATTACCTCCCGTTCAGAAAGAACTTTTACGTCCAGGTCTCCTCAATCACAAACATGGGCGAGCACGAAGTTGACGCATTCAGAAAGGCTAATGGGAATATCAGAGTCTACGGTAAAAAGTGCCCGAGGCCAATTTCAAGCTTCTCACAGTGCGGACTTCCTGACCCGATCCTCAAAATTCTAGAAAAAAGAGAATACGAAAAACCCTTCCCAATACAAATGCAATGCATTCCCGCACTCATGTGCGGAAGAGACGTTATCGGAATCGCCGAAACTG GTTCTGGAAAGACGTTGGCGTTTTTGTTGCCGGGTATAAGGCATGTGTTGGACCAGCCACCTTTGCGTGAGAGTGATGGTATGATCGTGTTAATAATTGCTCCGACTAGGGAGTTGGTAATTCAAATTTCAAACGAGTGTGCTAAATTTTCAAAGTCTGTGGGCTTGAGGACTTTGGCGGTGTACGGTGGTGCGGGGATTGGTGAACAGCTAAACGCTCTCAAAAGAGGCGCTGAAATCGTAGTTGGGACTCCAGGAAGATTAATTGACGTGTTAACCCTGAGTAAGGGGAAGGTGACTAATCTGAGGAGAGTAACTTACTTAGTGCTGGACGAGGCGGATCGGATGTTTGACATGGGATTTGCGCCGCAAATTTCAGCAATCGTGGGTAATATCAGGCCTGATAGGCAAACTGCGCTTTTTTCAGCCACTTTTCCCCTAATGATTGAAAATCTGGCAAAAAAAATCCTGGTGAAACCACTCCAAATTGTCGTAGGACAAAGAGGAAAAAGCGCATCACAAGTCGATCAACACGTCGTAGTACTAAACGACGATAAAAAACTTCTTAAGTTGTTAAAGTTATTGGGAGAGTGGCATGAGCACGGGAACATAATTATCTTTGTGAATACGCAGTTGGAGTCTGAGCATTTGTTTAATGATCTCCTGGCCTATGGCTATGAGGCTGGGATTTTACACGGCGGAGTTGACCAGACAGACCGCGAGTTCACTTTAAACGATTTTAGAGAAGGAAAGAAGACAATTCTAATTGCGACGTCAATTGCCGCCAGGGGAATTGATGTGAAATCTGTAGTTCTCGTGATTAACTACGCTGCACCAGACCACTTTGAAGACTACGTGCACAGAGTTGGGAGGACTGGAAGAGCTGGCACCATTGGCACAAGTTACACTTTTCTAACACCGGAAGAAGCTGCCAAATCGCATGACATAATCAAGGCACTTAGATTGGCGTCACAGGAGGTGCCCAAGGAACTACTCCAACTCTCACAGGCACACCTCGCAACCATGGATGGGAAACTGTCCAGAGGGAGAGGATTCGGGGGCAAAGGGTTCAAATTCACAGAATCCGAACAGTCCAGACAACAACAGGAACGCAAACGCGCCATCAAACTCCTAG GAATGTTGGAGGGAGAGGAGGGAGAAGAGGAGGAGGGGACGGAGGATTCGTTACCGCAAAAG GCCATGGCCGCACTACAAACCGCCAAAGAAGTCGCCAAACAATTCGATAAACCCGTC AATGAGCCGAAACCGATGATAAAGGGATTATCGTGTGCGGGGTATATAGATGCGAATACTGGGAAGACGATTGACGAGTTTGACATTAATAATTACCCGGAATCTGTGAGATATAAGATAACGCACAGGGAAATCCTCTCGGCAGTGCAGGAAAACACAAACGTCACACTGCAAGTAAAGGGAATGTACATCTCACCCGACCTACCAACCAACAGACTAGGATTCGCAACAGGAAATAAAGGACTCTACATCGAAATCGTTGGACCCACCGTCGTCGCCGTTCAAAGGGCTAT AGGCGAGTTGAGGGGGATAATTCAGTCGATAATGGCTCCTCAGCAGGGACAGCAGATGCTAAAACCAACCGGCCGCTACAGCGTAGTCTAA
- the UVR8 gene encoding Regulator of chromosome condensation (RCC1) repeat family protein gives MDVYETESEFKSIPILPQLISLGINHSLCISRTNASANSSRSRKKSDDGKQTASYLNVLSWGKVPFNCLGQGVEVNTSEFPRVIPFFSGRRVTQVSCGDYHSAVLVCSSRENINAGTVFTFGLGNSGRLGYHIDTNSEIISQQIGTDDKDEPSWCTPVPQPVGMSIGLRNNVVTISCGANHTLVTTADGYLYAWGVGAHGVLGNGSVANRYIPVKVIFPQDTFISKCAAGARHSMALDIKGNIWSWGYGGIVHSIFHIIHRNGRLGLGSTRSCFTPNLIEIFDTYEVFQISCGDSHSACLDRFGTVYTWGSCRGGKLGLGNILSDVLEPTIVQSLKGIHIIQVSCGSGNTLALSSSGKIYQWGSTLGFNKQTDGLISHTVYSPEPVAETGFKNIFVTSGPYSFAAINIFGDLLTWGLGTGYRLGHGDSKDHVIPKFVSYLRTRVYIDNLLKTYDEAAFKVEDTVEKTVNPYDERRIQQIAVGDAHGALLTCNGTVYTWGANNGTGCNSTTEPLENYCEPILFNHFSSKITKIACGSSHTLAVTINGLLFSWGSNESGQLGHGDLRSRVVPDSVSNIENCINVFAGIDNSGCICSVSHENMMKDEYGTLWVFGSSTCGKLGLGENMTSAVMTPREVNITGVHSVALGPMHSLALTSDGTLYAAGAGSGGRLGTGNTTNSFTFVQVKTDHKFVAVGAGASHSLAISMENDLYGWGEGKYLTFDEDVLEPTIINTIPSTTGQAKVVALAVAANHSLVLSQSGNLSGFGDNSYGQLGVFLSMKSSANNFIKMPLPVNVQGNIVCVATSRYFSSCSNLGGDAFSWGLAKDHRLGIGETKSKIIYKPTPIANTSMIGDLMDKFELDSYKHTSMSGYETILNYFLDELHYSSDPHSINWRNLQIVLKNEEKITSEASIKLFEEDLVKCLKTHVDFILSMSESYGRVRALQFKLLSMVKDFCTALRGQKEINTKPGREFFSPFKAKLTQIEKLVEILFLQPAYFVRLAMFSHDLDLVSNIVHHVYGDIQVPRVHNQYFALLRSLLREETALFFKPTNPLNAFCSPFSRILRTYAMNKYLIIENAHLFLSQTDQQSVVSHLATYSSPILIPQEGFEYKDHKRYKEGMCRFGSFLVFLATVLSRLVLHNNIKLLFTQMYNLVREKIPVDWASPAVPLEYLAIFPLIPVFVFAIIQPFFTNPNHISQMCGLGVMGDENVLKNMCVISTYFDYIVNPELKMPPMPAVLTSLAQTLYSNLSRLFLEYLRSILHVEDNFYTDLTMQIFKSHFDTDYVNVSIPSDTVAKLVNLCHSSSHYLNFSAHDPLVKIISGISGSKKLSPSDVIYPTDFVEKLSKSGLTNFRVDHRFMVYDRNMSFCAFSNTFVPQKLAYRQSTFSEDCVKFISVIVRYVPLGKYDPCKILQDSLTQLDDLRVQYGTYDDLTDEMFLKSKYFSSLSSPDFKRADIAKEVFNTVQKLKNDITPTLVGKSILKKCLERIRHRKYLLYIYQHQNEIEQCRRNFEAQISYNVEYLNSCINSLHYGHIDPAIKRAAIKHRVNLFTINSNVDSKKADGKKSYGKRSDGKKSDGKSVSFREYSCLELYRNGTLVPDDSVATRVFNRLVMAFSASIDTGCYITLRGIDHSDHKELEFLSFELLQKFVDSSNSGYHQIFTNPSYPSGMFVIKASFLVDTFMALVRS, from the exons ATGGATGTGTATGAGACTGAGTCTGAATTTAAGTCTATACCAATTCTTCCTCAGTTAATTTCCCTGGGAATTAACCATTCCCTATGCATTTCCAGAACAAACGCCTCTGCAAACTCCTCAAGAAGTAGAAAAAAATCTGACGACGGGAAACAGACTGCCTCATATCTAAATGTCTTATCTTGGGGAAAAGTACCCTTCAATTGCCTGGGCCAGGGTGTAGAAGTTAACACATCTGAGTTTCCGAGAGTTATTCCATTCTTCAGTGGCAGGAGAGTAACTCAAGTCTCATGTGGAGATTACCATTCCGCAGTGTTGGTCTGTTCCTCAAGGGAGAATATTAATGCCGGAACTGTGTTCACATTTGGATTAGGGAACTCTGGAAGACTGGGATATCACATTGACACTAACTCTGAAATCATTTCTCAGCAAATTGGCACAGATGACAAGGATGAGCCGTCATGGTGTACTCCAGTGCCTCAACCCGTAGGAATGTCAATAGGCCTAAGAAATAACGTAGTAACAATCTCCTGCGGTGCAAATCATACCCTAGTAACCACTGCAGATGGGTATTTGTACGCCTGGGGAGTTGGCGCCCATGGCGTACTCGGGAACGGATCTGTAGCTAACAGATACATCCCAGTCAAAGTTATCTTCCCCCAAGATACTTTCATTTCAAAGTGTGCCGCAGGTGCCAGACACTCTATGGCATTGGATATTAAAGGGAACATATGGTCTTGGGGCTACGGAGGTATTGTCCACAGTATTTTCCACATTATCCATA GAAATGGTAGACTGGGATTGGGAAGTACTAGAAGTTGTTTTACGCCTAATTTGATTGAGATTTTTGATACGTACGAGGTGTTTCAGATTTCCTGTGGTGACTCGCACAGCGCTTGTCTGGACAGATTTGGCACAGTTTACACTTGGGGCTCTTGCAGAGGAGGGAAACTTGGTCTAGGAAATATATTATCGGACGTCCTAGAACCAACCATCGTACAGTCACTCAAAGGAATACATATCATACAA GTATCATGTGGTAGTGGAAATACGTTGGCGTTATCATCGAGTGGAAAGATATACCAGTGGGGATCTACATTGGGATTTAATAAGCAAACTGATGGATTAATTTCACATACTGTTTATTCGCCCGAGCCTGTAGCTGAAACTGGGTTTAAGAACATATTTGTAACCTCAGGACCGTATAGTTTTGCTGCAATTAACATCTTTGGTGATCTCTTAACTTGGGGATTAGGGACAGGGTATAGACTAGGTCATGGTGATTCCAAAGATCAT GTGATACCTAAATTCGTATCATATTTGAGGACTCGGGTGTATATTGACAATTTGCTTAAAACATACGATGAGGCTGCGTTTAAGGTTGAGGATACTGTTGAAAAGACTGTGAACCCTTATGACGAGCGTAGAATACAGCAAATAGCTGTGGGTGATGCTCACGGAGCACTTTTAACTTGTAACGGAACAGTTTACACTTGGGGTGCCAATAACGGCACCGGCTGTAACTCTACCACAGAACCCCTAGAA aaCTACTGTGAACCGATTTTGTTTAACCACTTTTCGtcaaaaataactaaaatcGCGTGCGGATCAAGTCATACACTTGCCGTGACTATTAACGGACTACTCTTCTCTTGGGGCTCCAATGAATCTGGACAACTCGGACACG GTGATTTGAGGAGTCGAGTGGTTCCAGACAGTGTGAGTAACATTGAGAATTGTATAAATGTATTTGCTGGGATAGATAACAGCGGTTGCATTTGCTCAGTAAGTCACGAGAACATGATGAAAGACGAGTATGGCACACTCTGGGTCTTTGGCTCGTCAACCTGTGGTAAATTAGGCCTCGGTGAGAACATGACCTCAGCAGTCATGACTCCCAGAGAAGTTAATATAACAGGAGTACACTCTGTGGCTCTAG GACCAATGCACTCTTTGGCTTTGACTAGTGACGGCACACTTTACGCTGCGGGTGCAGGTTCCGGAGGAAGGCTTGGGACTGGAAATACGACAAATTCCTTCACATTTGTCCAGGTTAAAACTGATCATAAGTTTGTGGCAGTCGGTGCTGGAGCCTCACACTCACTTGCGATTTCCATGGAAAATGACCTCTACGGCTGGGGAGAGGGGAAGTATTTAACTTTTGACGAAGATGTTCTAGAACCTACgattattaatactattcCCTCCACCACGGGACAGGCTAAAGTTGTCGCACTCGCAGTCGCAGCCAATCATTCCCTCGTTTTATCACAATCCGGAAAT TTGTCTGGTTTTGGGGATAATTCGTATGGCCAGTTGGGGGTTTTCCTTAGCATGAAAAGCTCTGCGaataactttattaaaatgCCTCTCCCAGTAAATGTACAAGGGAACATCGTCTGCGTCGCTACTTCTCGTTATTTCTCTTCCTGCTCCAATTT AGGGGGAGATGCATTTTCTTGGGGACTTGCAAAGGATCACAGGCTTGGTATAGGAGAAACCAAGAGTAAAATCATTTACAAACCGACACCG ATTGCGAACACGAGCATGATTGGAGACTTGATGGACAAGTTTGAACTTGACTCTTACAAACACACTTCAATG AGCGGATATGAGACTATTTTGAATTATTTCCTGGATGAACTTCATTACTCAAGTGACCCTCACAGCATTAACTGGCGTAACCTCCAAATTGTTCTcaaaaatgaagaaaaaaTTACCAGCGAAGCCTCAATTAAACTTTTTGAA GAAGACCTTGTAAAGTGTTTGAAGACGCACGTGGACTTTATTTTAAGTATGAGCGAGAGTTATGGTAGAGTAAGAGCACTTCAGTTTAAGCTCTTGTCTATGGTTAAGGATTTTTGCACAGCTTTACGGGGTCAAAAAGAGATTAACACTAAACCCGGTAGGGAATTTTTTAGCCCGTTCAAGGCCAAACTCACGCAAATTGAAAAACTCGTTGAAATACTATTCCTACAACCAGCTTACTTCGTCAGATTAGCAATGTTCTCCCATGATCTAGATCTCGTCTCAAACATCGTACATCAC GTGTATGGAGATATCCAAGTTCCAAGAGTCCATAATCAGTATTTTGCTCTTTTGAGGTCCTTGCTGAGGGAGGAAACTGCCTTATTTTTTAAGCCTACAAATCCTTTAAACGCGTTTTGTTCGCCATTTTCAAGGATACTGAGGACATACGCAATGAACAAATATCTCATCATAGAAAACGCACACCTGTTTCTTTCCCAAACTGATCAACA ATCAGTTGTGTCACATTTGGCGACATATTCAAGCCCAATTCTAATTCCTCAAGAAGGATTCG agtATAAGGACCACAAAAGGTATAAGGAGGGAATGTGTAGGTTTGGTTCGTTTTTGGTGTTTCTGGCAACAGTGTTGTCTCGTCTGGTTTTgcataataatattaagcTTCTTTTCACGCAAATGTACAATTTGGTAAGGGAAAAGATACCCGTAGACTGGGCCTCACCAGCAGTACCACTTGAATACCTCGCAATATTCCCCCTCATACCAGTCTTCGTTTTCGCCATTATACAACCCTTCTTCACTAATCCCAATCACATCTCAC AGATGTGTGGATTGGGTGTGATGGGGGATGAGAATGTGTTGAAGAATATGTGTGTGATTTCGACTTATTTCGACTACATTGTGAACCCTGAGCTAAAGATGCCGCCGATGCCTGCGGTACTGACCTCACTTGCCCAGACTTTGTATAGTAATCTTTCCCGACTGTTTCTGGAGTATCTGAGATCAATTCTCCACGTTGAGgataatttttacacagaCTTGACGATGCAGATTTTTAAAAGTCACTTTGACACTGATTATGTAAACGTAAGTATTCCCTCAGACACCGTTGCAAAACTGGTGAATTTATGTCACTCCTCATCACATTATCTGAACTTTTCGGCTCACGATCCGCTTGTGAAGATAATTTCCGGCATCTCTGGGTCGAAGAAATTGTCCCCAAGTGATGTGATTTATCCCACGGACTTTGTTGAAAAATTGTCAAAAAGTGGGTTAACCAATTTTAGGGTGGATCACAGGTTCATGGTTTATGATAGGAACATGTCATTTTGTGCCTTTTCAAACACGTTTGTACCGCAAAAACTTGCATACAGACAAAGTACTTTTTCCGAAGACTGCGTTAAGTTCATTTCCGTAATTGTCAGGTATGTACCCCTTGGGAAATATGACCCCTGTAAGATTTTACAAGACTCACTGACTCAACTTGATGATTTAAGAGTACAGTATGGCACCTACGATGACTTGACTGACGAGATGTTCCTCAAGTCAAAGTACTTTTCAAGCCTTAGCTCGCCTGATTTTAAGCGGGCTGACATTGCCAAGGAAGTTTTTAATACCGTTCAGaaacttaaaaatgatataacCCCCACCCTCGTTGGTAAGAgcattttaaaaaagtgtCTGGAGCGGATTAGGCATAGGAAATACTTACTTTACATATATCAACATCAAAACGAGATTGAACAGTGTAGAAGAAACTTTGAAGCTCAGATATCTTACAATGTTGAATATCTCAACTCTTGCATTAATTCGCTCCACTACGGGCATATCGATCCTGCCATTAAAAGAGCTGCAATAAAACACAGAGTTAACTTATTCACCATAAATTCTAATGTTGATAGTAAGAAGGCAGATGGTAAGAAATCCTATGGTAAAAGGTCTGATGGTAAGAAGTCCGATGGTAAGAGTGTATCATTTAGGGAGTATTCATGTCTTGAGCTGTACAGGAATGGAACATTAGTGCCGGATGATTCTGTGGCAACTCGCGTGTTTAACAGGTTAGTCATGGCATTTTCAGCCAGTATTGACACTGGCTGTTATATTACGCTTAGAGGAATTGATCATTCAGATCATAAGGAACTTGAGTTTCTCAGTTTTGAGCTACTTCAAAAGTTTGTTGATTCTTCCAACTCAGGATATCACCAGATATTCACAAACCCCTCATATCCCTCTGGAATGTTCGTAATCAAAGCTTCATTCCTTGTTGACACCTTCATGGCACTCGTTAGAAGTTAA
- the TPT gene encoding Triose-phosphate Transporter family protein, with amino-acid sequence MENPTKEPRGDSVYESNFSDLDTLLPPSAFPSKAEALRKYVSFPNFSWRLVGLFFGWYLLNVAYVIENKVILNLIPLPWTLSCLQLTVGWLFAILFWATGFRNAPRLKSFKVFLKVFLPQGLCHLFVHLGAVVSMGIGAVSFTHVVKSAEPVVTALFSALFLDDFLNLYAYVSLIPVVVGVALASVKELNFSWVAFWFAMLSNAGSSLRSVFAKLTMKNKNELGTNLTSSNIYMLLTLTASVGSVFLAFLSESAKWVPYWTTATLKMTDKEKYVLLLRAFFSCVCYFLCNEMSFICLGEVNQVSHAIANTLKRIVLITSSIVAFGYKITTLGYFGMTIAILGALAYSIFK; translated from the coding sequence ATGGAGAATCCGACGAAGGAGCCGAGGGGCGATTCGGTGTACGAGAGTAACTTTTCAGATCTTGACACTCTTTTGCCTCCTTCAGCCTTCCCTTCTAAGGCTGAAGCGCTTAGAAAATACGTCTCGTTTCCGAACTTTTCCTGGAGACTTGTGGGCCTTTTCTTCGGCTGGTACTTGTTAAACGTGGCGTACGTTATTGAGAacaaggtaattttaaacctCATACCTTTGCCCTGGACTCTAAGTTGTCTTCAACTTACCGTTGGCTGGCTGTTTGCGATTCTGTTTTGGGCCACGGGGTTCCGGAACGCGCCCAGACTCAAGTCctttaaagtatttttaaaggtGTTTTTACCTCAGGGACTTTGTCATCTGTTTGTACACCTGGGCGCCGTAGTGTCCATGGGCATTGGCGCAGTTTCATTTACACACGTTGTCAAGTCTGCCGAGCCCGTGGTGACTGCCCTCTTTTCCGCATTATTTCTGGATGATTTCCTTAACCTTTACGCGTATGTGTCGTTGATTCCTGTGGTTGTGGGAGTTGCCCTGGCATCGGTTAAGGAATTAAACTTCAGCTGGGTTGCATTTTGGTTCGCAATGCTCTCAAACGCTGGCAGCTCACTCCGTAGCGTTTTCGCAAAATTGAccatgaaaaataaaaatgaactGGGAACTAACTTGACCTCCTCTAACATTTACATGTTACTCACACTGACGGCTTCTGTAGGATCAGTTTTCTTGGCGTTCCTGAGCGAGTCTGCCAAGTGGGTTCCATACTGGACCACAGCCACTCTGAAGATGACGGATAAGGAGAAGTATGTTCTATTGCTCAGAGCATTTTTCTCATGTGTCTGCTACTTTCTGTGTAATGAAATGTCGTTCATATGTCTTGGAGAGGTGAACCAGGTTTCCCACGCAATTGCAAATACGCTTAAGCGGATAGTGCTGATTACCAGCTCGATTGTGGCGTTCGggtataaaattaccaCTCTCGGGTACTTTGGAATGACAATCGCAATCCTAGGCGCACTCGCTTACTctattttcaaataa